One segment of Neisseria mucosa DNA contains the following:
- the nrdR gene encoding transcriptional regulator NrdR translates to MKCPFCQHPNTQVTDSRWLEDTNSIRRRRKCLECGQRFSTFETVEMRMPQVIKSNGTRVPFNPHKLQTSLERALHKRPVTQEQIDETVALIEQRLYRLGKKEVASRIVGEMAMEELAKIDQVAYVRFASVYKSFKDVSEFTQVIAECKAK, encoded by the coding sequence ATGAAGTGCCCGTTTTGCCAACACCCCAACACTCAAGTAACCGACTCGCGATGGCTGGAAGACACCAACAGCATCCGTCGCCGCCGCAAATGCTTGGAATGCGGACAACGCTTCAGCACTTTTGAAACCGTTGAAATGCGGATGCCGCAAGTCATCAAATCCAACGGCACACGGGTTCCCTTTAATCCGCACAAACTGCAGACCAGCCTTGAGCGCGCGCTGCACAAACGCCCTGTCACGCAAGAACAAATCGACGAAACCGTTGCCCTGATCGAGCAGCGCCTCTACCGTTTGGGCAAAAAAGAAGTCGCTTCGCGCATCGTCGGCGAAATGGCGATGGAGGAGCTGGCAAAAATCGACCAAGTCGCTTATGTCCGCTTCGCGTCCGTCTATAAAAGCTTTAAAGACGTTTCCGAATTCACCCAAGTCATCGCCGAATGCAAAGCCAAATAA
- the ribD gene encoding bifunctional diaminohydroxyphosphoribosylaminopyrimidine deaminase/5-amino-6-(5-phosphoribosylamino)uracil reductase RibD, with product MFSALDTQMMQTALELAKLGRFSTSPNPRVGCVIAHGAQIVGQGFHVKAGEPHAEVHALRQAQAAAKGATAYVTLEPCSHYGRTPPCAEALIHSGVARVVASMTDPNPLVAGKGLSMLEAAGIRTESGLLEAQARELNRGFLSRIERGRPFIRLKCAASLDGKTALSDGRSFWITGEAAREDVQILRAESCAVLTGIGTVLADNPKLNVRSFPTLRQPARIVLDSRLQIPLDCHLVTDTDSPTVIVTLSSDEKRLQALGKFEHIRIIRPSEHINGRINLPSLMPQLAELGFGEVLAEAGSTLVSAFLKDDLVDEIVLYQAPKLLGAGKPLFSLPENPAALLSDGPWLSQSVEIIGQDIKWVLRKKSV from the coding sequence ATGTTTTCCGCACTTGATACCCAAATGATGCAAACCGCCCTCGAGCTGGCCAAGCTTGGGCGGTTTTCTACTTCCCCCAATCCCCGCGTAGGTTGCGTGATTGCACACGGCGCCCAAATCGTCGGACAAGGTTTCCACGTCAAAGCAGGCGAGCCGCACGCTGAAGTTCACGCCTTGAGGCAGGCCCAAGCGGCGGCAAAAGGCGCAACAGCCTATGTCACGCTGGAGCCTTGCAGCCATTACGGCCGCACGCCGCCATGCGCCGAAGCGCTGATTCATTCCGGCGTAGCACGTGTGGTCGCCTCCATGACTGACCCTAACCCATTGGTCGCAGGCAAAGGTTTGTCCATGCTGGAAGCCGCCGGAATCCGTACCGAAAGCGGTTTGCTGGAAGCGCAGGCGCGCGAGCTCAACCGCGGTTTCCTATCGCGTATCGAACGCGGCAGACCGTTTATCCGCCTCAAATGCGCCGCCAGTTTGGACGGCAAAACCGCTCTTTCAGACGGCCGCAGCTTTTGGATTACCGGCGAAGCGGCGCGCGAAGACGTACAAATTCTCCGCGCCGAAAGTTGCGCCGTTTTGACCGGTATCGGCACCGTACTTGCCGACAACCCGAAACTCAACGTCCGCAGCTTCCCCACCCTGCGCCAGCCTGCGCGCATCGTCTTAGACAGCCGTCTGCAAATCCCTTTGGACTGCCACCTCGTGACCGATACCGACAGCCCGACCGTTATCGTTACCCTTTCCTCAGACGAAAAACGTTTGCAGGCGCTGGGTAAATTTGAACATATCCGCATCATCAGGCCGTCTGAACACATCAACGGCCGCATCAATCTTCCTTCCCTCATGCCGCAACTGGCAGAGCTTGGCTTTGGCGAAGTTCTGGCAGAAGCCGGCTCAACACTTGTCTCAGCCTTCCTGAAGGATGACTTGGTGGATGAAATCGTCCTCTACCAAGCGCCGAAACTGTTAGGCGCAGGCAAACCTCTATTCTCCCTCCCTGAAAATCCGGCCGCCCTACTTTCAGACGGCCCCTGGCTGAGTCAATCGGTAGAAATCATCGGGCAGGACATTAAATGGGTTCTACGGAAAAAATCCGTCTGA
- a CDS encoding nucleotide sugar dehydrogenase produces MKNITIQKFADKTAKIGIVGLGYVGLPLMLRYVDIGYQVLGFDIDKTKVDKLNKGESYIEHIPAEKIAAASNSLFEATTDFSRIGEVEAVILCVPTPLNKYREPDMSFVIDTTDAVKPYLRAGQVLSLESTTYPGTTEEELLPRMEEGGLKVGQDVFLVYSPEREDPGNPNFETRTIPKVIGGHTPACLEVGLALYQPAIDKVVPVSSTKAAELTKLLENIHRAVNIGLVNEMKIVADKMGIDIHEVINAAATKPFGFVAYYPGPGLGGHCIPIDPFYLTWKAREYGVNTRFIELAGEVNSHMPDYVIEKVGLALNDHNRSIKDSKILVLGIAYKKNVDDMRESPSVEVMDRLHKLGAVVSYSDPHVPEFPHIPGHHYFDLKSEALTPETVAQYDCVVLTTDHDKFDYDMITEHAKLIVDTRGKFPVKNPKVIKA; encoded by the coding sequence ATGAAAAACATTACGATACAAAAATTTGCCGATAAGACCGCAAAAATCGGCATCGTCGGCTTAGGCTACGTCGGTTTACCACTGATGCTGCGCTATGTGGACATCGGTTACCAAGTTTTGGGTTTCGACATCGACAAAACCAAAGTTGACAAGCTCAACAAAGGCGAAAGCTACATCGAGCATATTCCTGCCGAAAAAATCGCCGCCGCTTCAAACAGCCTGTTTGAAGCAACGACCGACTTCTCCCGTATCGGCGAAGTAGAAGCCGTGATTTTGTGCGTACCGACTCCGCTGAACAAATACCGCGAACCGGACATGAGCTTCGTTATCGACACTACCGACGCGGTCAAACCTTACCTGCGCGCCGGTCAAGTGCTGTCCTTGGAATCCACTACCTACCCCGGCACTACCGAAGAAGAATTGCTGCCACGCATGGAAGAAGGCGGCTTGAAAGTCGGTCAAGACGTGTTCTTGGTTTACTCTCCTGAGCGCGAAGACCCGGGTAACCCTAACTTTGAAACCCGTACCATCCCCAAAGTCATCGGCGGCCATACCCCTGCTTGTTTGGAAGTCGGCCTGGCACTGTACCAACCCGCCATCGATAAAGTTGTTCCGGTAAGCTCCACCAAAGCGGCCGAGCTGACCAAACTTTTGGAAAACATCCACCGCGCCGTAAACATCGGCTTGGTGAACGAGATGAAAATCGTTGCCGATAAAATGGGCATCGACATTCACGAAGTCATCAATGCCGCCGCAACCAAACCGTTCGGCTTCGTTGCTTATTACCCGGGCCCCGGCTTGGGCGGCCACTGTATCCCTATCGACCCGTTCTACCTGACTTGGAAAGCCCGCGAATACGGCGTAAACACCCGCTTCATCGAGCTGGCAGGTGAAGTGAACTCCCACATGCCCGACTACGTTATCGAAAAAGTCGGCCTGGCTTTGAACGACCACAACCGTTCCATCAAAGACAGCAAAATCTTGGTATTGGGTATCGCCTACAAGAAAAACGTGGACGATATGCGTGAAAGCCCCTCTGTGGAAGTGATGGACCGCCTGCACAAATTGGGCGCTGTGGTTTCCTACTCCGACCCGCACGTTCCAGAGTTCCCACACATCCCCGGCCACCACTACTTCGATTTGAAGAGTGAAGCGCTGACCCCTGAAACTGTCGCCCAATACGACTGCGTGGTTCTGACCACCGATCACGACAAATTCGACTATGACATGATCACCGAACATGCCAAACTGATTGTCGATACGCGTGGCAAATTCCCAGTGAAAAATCCTAAAGTCATCAAAGCATAA
- a CDS encoding oligosaccharide flippase family protein has translation MNAKKILGYALGPIGSAAFGLLSLPLISWYFPAEDIGRIVLLQTIAGLSILLLGLGLDQSYIRDYYAVKDKAALFKSVFLSPLILTVAVVVLVLLINASWPSEIIFDIPSANLGILFLIFLATTLIIRFLALILRMKEQALAFSLSQLAPKFLILVLVFAVIASGLPANTTSLVFAYTAAQVLTVALLIYQLRRDLQAVSHAKWSPELHRDGLRYGLPLAFGNLAYWGLTSIDRFVLKNISGLDELGIYSMAVSFGAVALIFQSVFSTIWAPLVFKWVEEKTNLDKIGDITLSMTVFISAMICLIGIFSPMATWILPEKYTQVQFILLSCMLFPLFYTLTEVSGIGLNVVRSTWLITAINIVAFIANTALLYLLVPKFGAKGAAMASATAFWLFFILKTEFSSRLWQPLPRLKIYTNSTLCLMICLAYTWLGTRDNYIWFALAWAVGLGFLFLKYKHALFAATEKIKVKLNRSAK, from the coding sequence ATGAACGCGAAAAAAATCCTCGGCTACGCATTGGGCCCGATAGGAAGCGCCGCTTTCGGCCTGCTTTCCCTGCCGCTCATCTCATGGTACTTCCCTGCGGAAGACATCGGCCGTATCGTACTCTTGCAGACCATTGCCGGACTGAGCATCCTGTTGCTGGGCCTGGGGCTGGACCAATCCTATATTCGCGACTATTACGCCGTTAAAGACAAGGCCGCGCTGTTCAAATCCGTTTTTTTATCGCCATTGATTCTGACGGTGGCGGTTGTGGTTTTAGTGTTGCTGATAAACGCATCATGGCCGTCTGAAATCATTTTCGACATCCCCAGTGCGAATTTGGGGATTCTTTTCCTGATTTTCTTGGCCACCACGCTGATTATCCGTTTTTTAGCCTTGATTTTGCGAATGAAAGAGCAGGCATTGGCTTTTTCACTTAGCCAGCTTGCGCCGAAATTTTTGATTTTGGTATTGGTTTTTGCCGTGATCGCTTCCGGCCTGCCCGCCAATACGACTTCGCTGGTTTTTGCCTACACCGCCGCCCAAGTGCTGACCGTTGCGCTGTTGATCTATCAACTGCGCCGAGACCTGCAAGCCGTTTCCCATGCGAAATGGTCGCCTGAGCTGCATCGGGACGGCCTGCGCTACGGCCTGCCGCTGGCATTCGGCAACTTGGCCTATTGGGGTTTGACTTCGATTGACCGTTTTGTCCTCAAAAATATCTCGGGCTTGGACGAGTTGGGTATTTATTCGATGGCAGTCAGCTTTGGCGCCGTCGCCTTGATTTTCCAAAGCGTGTTCTCCACCATTTGGGCGCCTTTGGTGTTTAAATGGGTGGAAGAAAAAACCAATCTGGACAAAATTGGCGACATCACGCTTTCCATGACCGTCTTCATCAGTGCAATGATTTGCCTTATCGGGATTTTCTCGCCGATGGCGACTTGGATACTGCCGGAAAAATACACGCAGGTTCAATTTATCCTGCTCTCGTGTATGCTCTTCCCCCTGTTTTACACGCTGACCGAAGTCAGCGGCATCGGTTTGAACGTCGTCCGCTCGACTTGGCTGATTACCGCCATCAACATCGTTGCCTTTATCGCCAATACCGCCCTGCTCTATCTGCTGGTGCCGAAATTCGGTGCAAAAGGTGCGGCTATGGCCAGCGCAACGGCTTTTTGGCTGTTTTTCATCTTGAAAACCGAATTCTCTTCACGCCTGTGGCAGCCTTTGCCGCGCCTGAAGATTTATACCAACTCAACGCTCTGTCTGATGATCTGCCTTGCCTACACTTGGCTGGGTACGCGCGACAACTATATTTGGTTTGCGCTGGCATGGGCAGTCGGACTGGGTTTCCTGTTCCTAAAATACAAACACGCATTATTTGCCGCGACCGAAAAAATCAAAGTCAAATTAAACCGTTCGGCAAAATAG
- a CDS encoding O-antigen ligase family protein, which translates to MKIKRLNLYTYILYIMLAAYMLGPALSFKVGVPRIDNPLTLIFVLLGFVVFFLESKHIPRKIFAMLCALTAMCIWPAIHMGITSLTPTQYMDILFFMAVPAFFYLFYQVLKRADDPLRTIQKFLVVFTLFIAVPPFAELATGIQFVSASDELAIDEGSLKGLFFNPNNLAATAVCLAPAILFFFQLQGRKHKEKLLGWGLFLLLGMAIFASVSRTAIGCYLLILLVYTAYRKNGFITVGVAGLLALVLSMIPSRAIAEFLLSLNGNQFLERFSSRVYLFLYDLGSDNSVSYRQEIYNYFWNNPPLLLTGYGPKNFREYFGGHLSGSLGFENPHSFIIELYLGFGMISLLGFIAFVACYFLYTASNRAITGKSRVLAWVALGIFLLAGFIPSTILRMPFIWLPCLLIFIYSVFVAPKLKDMAAYAYDETLYDTKKPS; encoded by the coding sequence ATGAAAATAAAACGTCTGAACTTATACACTTACATCCTCTACATCATGCTCGCAGCCTATATGCTGGGGCCCGCGCTGTCCTTTAAGGTCGGCGTGCCGCGTATCGACAACCCCTTGACCCTGATATTTGTACTGCTTGGTTTTGTCGTATTTTTTCTGGAAAGCAAGCATATTCCGCGCAAGATTTTCGCTATGCTCTGCGCCCTGACCGCCATGTGCATCTGGCCTGCCATCCACATGGGCATTACGTCGCTGACGCCGACGCAGTACATGGATATTTTGTTTTTTATGGCGGTTCCGGCTTTCTTCTACTTGTTTTACCAAGTATTGAAGCGCGCCGACGACCCTTTGAGGACAATTCAGAAGTTCCTCGTCGTATTTACGCTGTTTATCGCCGTGCCGCCGTTTGCAGAGCTGGCCACCGGTATTCAGTTTGTGAGTGCCAGCGATGAGTTGGCTATTGATGAAGGCTCGCTCAAAGGCTTGTTCTTTAACCCGAACAACCTTGCCGCCACCGCAGTCTGCCTTGCGCCTGCCATTTTGTTTTTCTTCCAACTCCAAGGACGGAAACACAAAGAAAAACTGCTGGGCTGGGGCTTGTTCCTGCTGTTGGGCATGGCCATTTTCGCCAGCGTATCGCGTACCGCCATCGGCTGTTACCTGTTGATTTTGCTGGTTTATACGGCCTATCGCAAAAACGGTTTTATTACGGTCGGCGTGGCAGGCCTGCTGGCGTTGGTATTGTCGATGATTCCGTCTCGCGCGATTGCGGAATTTTTGCTCTCACTCAACGGCAACCAGTTTTTGGAACGCTTTTCCAGCCGCGTGTACCTCTTCCTGTACGACTTGGGCAGCGACAACTCCGTGTCCTACCGTCAGGAGATTTACAACTACTTCTGGAACAATCCGCCCCTGCTGCTGACCGGCTATGGTCCTAAAAACTTCCGTGAATATTTCGGCGGCCATTTGAGCGGCAGCTTGGGCTTTGAAAACCCACACAGCTTCATCATCGAGCTGTATCTGGGTTTCGGCATGATTTCCCTGCTCGGCTTTATTGCCTTTGTGGCGTGTTATTTCCTCTACACCGCCTCAAACCGCGCAATAACCGGCAAATCGCGCGTTTTGGCTTGGGTTGCCTTGGGCATTTTCCTGCTGGCCGGTTTTATTCCGTCCACCATTTTGCGTATGCCGTTTATCTGGCTGCCCTGCCTGCTGATTTTTATTTACAGCGTATTTGTCGCGCCCAAGCTGAAAGATATGGCCGCTTACGCATACGACGAAACACTATACGATACGAAGAAACCATCATGA
- a CDS encoding glycosyltransferase family 4 protein, producing MKIILTTSMSGLGGTENATFRLGRLLKQRGHDIVLASSDGPLIQEAQALGIRWQPIDFYQGGLLGYIKGMFAYMKLLKKEKPDVIHCQMARIVPACAIAAKFASPKTKVFYHARGLDPETYPKIAKLFDKLGVYIIGNCKHEREKLIRYGFPANRITYTYNALHKADYVPEKTVKDYVQLGTLSRLDTVRAVHLMLDILKKMVDRGMPVRLNVAGIGEEMDNLKAQAKRLCIEDKVTFLGGVRDLTGYFKDVDILVNTPHCVGDHGAGVGNNILEAGLYDTPVVTYNMAGISEMVITGQTGYCIPFGDEEAFIEAVDTLIKHPELRGQMGKALHKHVETLCSDDEIYRTTMAAYEM from the coding sequence ATGAAAATCATCCTGACTACCTCCATGTCCGGCCTCGGTGGCACTGAAAACGCCACTTTCCGCCTCGGCCGCCTGCTCAAACAACGCGGACACGATATCGTATTGGCCTCTTCAGACGGCCCTTTGATTCAGGAAGCGCAAGCATTGGGCATCCGTTGGCAGCCGATTGATTTTTACCAAGGCGGTCTTTTGGGTTACATCAAAGGCATGTTTGCCTACATGAAACTGCTGAAAAAAGAGAAACCTGATGTGATTCACTGCCAAATGGCGCGTATCGTTCCGGCCTGCGCCATTGCGGCCAAGTTTGCCTCGCCGAAAACCAAAGTGTTCTACCACGCACGCGGCCTTGATCCGGAAACTTATCCGAAAATTGCCAAGCTTTTCGACAAGCTGGGCGTGTACATCATCGGCAACTGCAAACACGAACGCGAAAAACTCATCCGTTACGGTTTCCCTGCCAACCGCATCACCTACACTTACAACGCCCTGCACAAAGCGGATTACGTTCCTGAAAAAACAGTCAAAGACTATGTCCAACTGGGCACGCTTTCCCGTTTGGACACCGTCCGCGCCGTGCATTTAATGCTGGATATTTTGAAGAAAATGGTTGACCGCGGTATGCCTGTACGCCTTAACGTTGCAGGCATCGGCGAAGAAATGGACAACCTCAAAGCCCAAGCCAAACGTTTGTGCATCGAAGACAAAGTTACCTTCCTCGGCGGCGTCCGCGACTTGACCGGCTACTTCAAAGATGTGGATATTTTGGTGAACACGCCGCATTGCGTGGGCGACCACGGCGCAGGCGTCGGCAACAATATTTTGGAAGCCGGCCTTTACGACACACCTGTCGTGACCTACAACATGGCGGGCATTTCCGAAATGGTCATCACCGGCCAAACCGGCTACTGCATTCCTTTCGGCGATGAAGAAGCATTTATCGAAGCCGTCGATACACTCATCAAGCATCCAGAGCTGCGCGGTCAAATGGGCAAAGCCCTGCACAAACACGTCGAAACTTTATGCTCCGACGACGAAATCTACCGCACCACCATGGCTGCGTACGAAATGTAA
- a CDS encoding glycosyltransferase has translation MNITIVAPYCSLPSEPHFNRFWYLAELLSQSHDVLLITSNFKHYDKSFRRPEDAEAASQGRLKVMLLEESGYSKNVSLGRVTSHHRFVKHFEKWLENCRPGEQDVVFSAYPLIATNLLLGKHKARLGYKLIIDVQDVWPESFSSVVPFLKKVPHNLLPFASRANQAYRYADALVAVSQTYLDRAKEANPNVPGEVVYIGADFPKLDAAPAKDFGDDKTRFFYLGTLSYSYDVETVCKGVRKLLDAGENVELHIMGGGPDLDRLKQYACDGIKFYGYIPYAEMMSVAKGCDISVNAIHSYAMQSITNKLSDYMALQKPILNSQVNDEVAEVLTLLPHANYRSGDVESFVKAAKDILKRKDDPVQSEEIVRCFKRDVAYQKIVNLIERLAHE, from the coding sequence ATGAACATTACCATCGTCGCCCCTTATTGCTCGCTGCCGTCCGAGCCGCATTTCAACCGCTTCTGGTATCTTGCCGAGCTGTTGTCGCAGTCGCATGACGTGTTGCTGATTACCAGCAACTTCAAGCACTACGACAAATCTTTCAGACGGCCCGAAGATGCCGAGGCCGCCTCACAAGGCCGTCTGAAAGTCATGCTGTTGGAAGAAAGCGGATACAGCAAAAACGTGTCTTTAGGGCGCGTGACCAGCCATCACCGCTTCGTCAAACATTTTGAAAAATGGTTGGAAAACTGCCGTCCGGGAGAACAAGACGTCGTCTTTTCCGCCTATCCGCTGATTGCCACCAACCTGCTCTTGGGCAAACACAAAGCGCGTTTGGGCTACAAGCTGATTATCGATGTGCAGGACGTATGGCCGGAGTCCTTCTCCTCGGTCGTACCTTTTTTGAAAAAAGTACCGCACAACCTGCTGCCTTTTGCTTCACGCGCCAACCAAGCCTACCGCTACGCCGACGCGCTGGTTGCCGTATCGCAGACTTATCTCGACCGCGCCAAAGAAGCCAATCCGAATGTACCCGGCGAAGTCGTCTATATCGGCGCGGATTTTCCGAAACTCGATGCCGCGCCTGCCAAAGATTTCGGCGACGACAAAACCCGCTTCTTCTACTTGGGCACGCTCAGTTACAGCTATGACGTGGAAACCGTGTGCAAAGGTGTTCGCAAGCTGTTGGATGCCGGCGAAAACGTCGAGTTGCACATCATGGGCGGCGGCCCCGATTTAGACAGGCTCAAACAATATGCCTGCGACGGCATCAAGTTTTACGGCTACATTCCTTACGCCGAAATGATGTCGGTCGCCAAGGGCTGCGACATCTCCGTCAACGCCATCCACTCTTACGCCATGCAGTCGATTACCAATAAACTGTCCGACTATATGGCTTTGCAAAAACCGATTCTGAACAGCCAGGTCAACGACGAAGTTGCCGAAGTCCTCACCCTGCTGCCGCATGCAAACTACCGTTCCGGCGATGTGGAAAGCTTCGTTAAAGCCGCCAAAGATATTTTGAAGCGCAAAGACGATCCTGTTCAGTCCGAAGAAATCGTCCGCTGCTTCAAGCGCGACGTTGCCTATCAAAAAATCGTCAACCTGATTGAAAGATTAGCTCATGAATAA
- a CDS encoding sugar transferase, with translation MNKFFKRLFDIVASASGLIILSPVFLILVYLIRKNLGSPVFFIQERPGKDGKPFKMIKFRSMRDAIDKDGNPLPDSERLTDFGKKLRATSLDELPELWNVLKGEMSLVGPRPLLMHYLPLYNDFQNRRHEMKPGVTGWAQVNGRNAISWDEKFAHDVWYIDHFSFWLDIKILFLTVKKVFVKEGISAEGEATMPYFTGNKTDEKK, from the coding sequence ATGAATAAATTTTTCAAACGCCTGTTTGACATTGTTGCCTCCGCCTCAGGGCTGATTATCCTGTCGCCTGTGTTTTTGATTTTGGTGTACCTCATCCGCAAAAACTTAGGCTCGCCCGTGTTCTTCATCCAAGAGCGGCCGGGTAAAGACGGCAAGCCGTTTAAAATGATTAAATTCCGCTCCATGCGCGATGCAATCGATAAAGACGGAAATCCACTCCCGGACAGCGAACGCCTGACCGATTTCGGCAAAAAATTACGTGCCACCAGCTTGGACGAACTTCCTGAATTATGGAATGTCTTAAAAGGCGAGATGAGTCTGGTTGGCCCTCGTCCGCTGCTGATGCACTACCTGCCGTTGTACAACGACTTCCAAAACCGCCGCCACGAAATGAAACCGGGCGTGACCGGTTGGGCGCAAGTCAATGGCCGCAACGCCATTTCATGGGACGAAAAGTTCGCCCACGATGTTTGGTATATCGACCACTTCAGCTTCTGGCTGGATATTAAAATTTTGTTCCTGACGGTTAAAAAAGTCTTCGTCAAAGAAGGCATCTCAGCCGAAGGAGAAGCCACTATGCCTTATTTCACGGGTAATAAAACTGATGAAAAAAAATAA
- a CDS encoding ATP-grasp domain-containing protein, with the protein MKKNNILILSAGRRVELVQDFQTEAARFSDGIGVFATDLNPHMSSACHVADRAFSVPRIDAAEYIDSIFELAKQHNIGLIVPTIDTELLKLAEARDRFEAEGIHIVISDAKLITLCRDKRLTAGLFAQYGIRSPEIYERDRLAFPCFAKPYDGSRAIGAKKINTPADLTADIAEDPKMMFAQYIDIENTFSEFTVDMYYDRQGRLKCAIPRERLEVRTGEVSKGATRRNALYEELVEKMAVLEGARGCITAQFFVSKTDNTTYGVEINPRFGGGFPLTYAAGGNYPGWLIQEYIGGQDIPFSDDWENNLIMLRYDAKVLVREHD; encoded by the coding sequence ATGAAAAAAAATAACATACTGATTCTGTCGGCAGGCCGCCGCGTCGAATTGGTGCAGGACTTCCAAACCGAAGCCGCACGTTTTTCAGACGGCATCGGCGTATTTGCCACCGACCTCAATCCCCACATGTCTTCAGCCTGTCATGTCGCCGACCGCGCTTTCAGCGTACCGCGCATCGACGCAGCCGAATACATCGACAGCATTTTCGAACTGGCCAAACAACACAACATCGGCCTGATTGTGCCGACCATCGATACCGAACTGCTCAAGCTGGCCGAAGCACGCGACCGTTTTGAAGCCGAAGGAATACACATCGTCATTTCCGACGCCAAACTGATTACCCTGTGCCGCGACAAGCGCCTGACCGCAGGCCTGTTTGCACAATACGGCATCCGTTCGCCTGAAATTTACGAACGGGACCGCCTGGCCTTCCCGTGTTTTGCCAAGCCTTATGACGGCAGCCGCGCCATCGGTGCGAAAAAAATCAACACACCGGCCGATCTGACTGCCGACATTGCCGAAGATCCGAAAATGATGTTCGCCCAATACATCGATATTGAAAATACTTTTTCCGAGTTTACCGTCGATATGTATTACGACCGTCAAGGCCGTCTGAAATGCGCCATTCCTCGCGAACGCTTGGAAGTGCGCACCGGCGAAGTCAGCAAAGGCGCGACCCGGCGCAATGCCCTGTACGAAGAGTTGGTTGAAAAAATGGCCGTATTGGAAGGCGCACGCGGTTGCATTACCGCGCAATTCTTCGTCAGCAAAACCGACAATACGACCTACGGCGTGGAAATCAATCCGCGTTTCGGCGGCGGTTTCCCACTGACCTACGCCGCAGGCGGCAACTATCCGGGCTGGCTGATTCAAGAATACATCGGCGGCCAAGACATTCCCTTCTCCGACGACTGGGAAAACAATTTAATCATGCTTCGTTATGATGCTAAGGTTTTGGTAAGAGAACATGATTAA
- a CDS encoding HAD family hydrolase, translating to MIKPEESVIVFDLDDTLYSEHDYKCSGIRAVVEMITSLYPQYNAGVLYEIADNKSKDWLDNLCHHCKLNESEKQSLLWQYRLHRPAIRPYVEPSFLRKLMRPFAARALITDGRSLTQRLKIQALGLTDLFDDILISEATQSEKPDDKRFVFLQNKYPAAKRFIYIGDNIKKDFVAPNKLGWLSIGIMPKPHNIHQAEPEQYGREYQPTLWINTLEELTTLTTSATEKANA from the coding sequence ATGATTAAGCCGGAAGAATCCGTCATCGTTTTTGACCTTGACGATACGCTTTACTCCGAACATGACTACAAATGCTCCGGAATACGGGCAGTTGTAGAGATGATTACGTCGCTTTATCCGCAATACAATGCCGGCGTACTATATGAAATTGCCGACAATAAAAGTAAAGACTGGCTCGACAATTTGTGTCATCATTGCAAATTAAACGAATCAGAGAAACAATCACTCTTGTGGCAATATCGACTGCATCGGCCTGCCATCCGACCCTATGTCGAACCGTCTTTTTTACGGAAGCTGATGCGCCCTTTTGCCGCACGCGCCCTGATTACAGACGGCCGCAGCCTGACACAGCGGTTGAAAATACAGGCCTTGGGCCTGACCGATTTGTTTGACGACATTTTGATTTCGGAAGCCACACAATCGGAAAAGCCCGACGACAAGCGTTTCGTTTTCCTGCAAAACAAATATCCGGCCGCAAAACGTTTTATTTACATCGGCGACAACATCAAAAAAGATTTTGTCGCACCCAACAAACTGGGTTGGCTCTCCATAGGCATCATGCCTAAGCCGCACAATATTCATCAAGCCGAGCCCGAGCAATACGGCCGCGAATACCAGCCCACCCTTTGGATAAACACCCTGGAAGAATTGACTACACTGACAACTTCCGCCACCGAAAAAGCAAATGCATAA